The DNA region GCTGTCTACGGAATTTGGGAGCGCCGCCATTGGCAGGGTGCCGCACAGGGATATAACTGCTTCCGAATTCATCCAGTACTTGTTCGCATTTTCTTCCCACTGCAATGATTTTTCTATCAGGATATAGATCCAGAAAAGCCTGAAGCGAGGCAAAGCCGGCCTCAAGTTCGGAGTCAGTAGGGGTTCTGTTACTTAATAAGCCATCCTCGGGATCATATGGGTGCCAGGAGAGGGCATTCCACAAGACCGTTTCATAGGGATCTATACCTAGATTATAAAGCGCTTTCCACATGATCGTCGCCGTGGGCTCCGACATTCCTTTCTCATTGACCTCCCGTTTGCTGGTTCTTTCGGGCGCAATGGTTTTGAAGGCCCCGTCGGCGGGAATACCGTGAACGGACTTATGATGCCCCAGCAGTATACGCTCCGAGGTCATGGCAATTCCGGTGAAATGTCCGCCCTGGTACCCGAGGGCCTCCGCTATAAACAGATATTTGGCAGAATCCAACCTTTCTGCAAGATAGGCCTGAAGCTGCCTTCTACGAATTTTTGGAGCGTCTGCACTCCGGTCATGTTTTTTATCCTGTTCAAACCAGGGGTTGAAGAATGCACCATTAGGCGTTTTTTCCAGCTCGTGGAATAAATTCTGCAGTTCAGTCATAAATTTATTTACAGCAAAGCTCCGGGATGATCTATTATTGTCTGGGTATAAGCCAAAGTTTCGTCTGGCGGCCGTCAATATAATGAACCTCTTCTCCATCAAAAAAAGCATCCTCTTCCAGCATAATTCTAATGTCTTTATCCCATTCCGGAATGTTAACTGTGGCATTGAGTTCAATGGAATGGGCGGTATTTGAATAAAGCGGGTAATCTCCTTTTCCGGGGACGCCTTCCTGCTGGTCCCAAAGTCCAATAGTAGGTCCCGCGGCATGGCCATGATACCCGATGGGGTGGGTATAAATACTTGGCCTGATACCCTCCTCGATAGCTTGTTCCCTGGCAGCCTTGAGTATCTCGTTGCCACTGCGACCGGCTCTAAAGTTATTGGTAAGAATGTCCTGAAGCCGGTTGCCGGTTGCAAGCGCCTGATGCAATCCTTCGGGAGCATCGTCCTCATTACGTTTTAGCACATAGGCATGCTGTTGGGTGTCGGTATTGAGACCCAGGTACGTAATACCGAAATCTACATGCAGCAGGTCTCCCGGTCGAATTATATTAGAAGAGGGACGCTTGGAGAAATTCTGAAGGAAGCCGGCTTCCGGTTCATCTTCACGCTGAACGGAGACACTGGGATGGAACCAGGCGCTTAACTTTAACTCGCGAATACGCTCCCGGTACCACCACTCCACATCATCGGTGGTGGTTACGCCCGGCTGAATAACCGCTTCTGAAAATCCTTCCGCTATAACGTCATGGGCAATTTGACAAATAAGCGGATAAACCTGCATCTCAGGTTCCACCCTGGTTTCAAGCCAGCCTATCGCCAGATTTTCACCTGACACAACACGATTTCGTAAGTTGGGAGGTAATGCTGCCCGGAATGCATTGTATTCGGTATGAGAGATACCGTCAGCCAGTGCGAAGGTCTTTGAATAGTTGAGGGCTATTTTATCCGGATCCCGTTCCGATATAACTTCCGAAAGCCGAGCCCATTGATCGGGCTGTTCCTCCTTATTCCATGCTGTTTTGAAAAACTCCCCGATATCATAACGGGCAACAGCCAAACGTTCTACGGTTTCACCGTTATCGTAAAATACCAGTACGGTTCGTCTGCGAGCCGACTGCCAGGTGGCGGGCAACATCGTTTTAATGACGGGGTCTTCATTATACTCCCGCGCAATGATGATCCACATATCAATGTTTTCCCGACGCATCAGTTCCGGCACTACGTTATCCAGACGATAGTTAAGCCAGGTATTTTGAACTTCAGCGCGTTTCTGCATGTCCAGTATAACGGGGGGCGACTGGGAGTAAGATGAAGAAGTTGCAGCAATCGAAATGAAAACAAAAAGGTAAAATGAATTTTTGAAAAGTTTCACAAATGAAGTATGATTGGATCGCATTGAATAATAAGTAAAATTAGTAATGTTTTTGTAGCTTTACCCTTCAATAAATAAGGCTAATTAATAAAAGTTAATCCAAATTAGTCAGCTATTTAATAAAAAAGCTTCTAACTTAACAGCCCGTTCTTAAACAAAATTTAGAGACCCATGGATACATTGACCGATATTGCTGTTCAAAAAGCAGAACAAAGTCGTTTGCCTGAAGTTGATTTGGATAATCCGGGATTCGGCAAGGTTTTTACCGATCACATGCTGGAGATGGAGTACAAGAATGGCGAATGGAAGCAACCGGTTATTAAACCATACGGTCCCATACAAATTACTCCCGCCTTGTCTACGCTGCACTACGGGCAATCGGTTTTTGAGGGCACAAAGGCTTATTATATTGACGGCAAGACTGTCAACCTCTTTCGCCCTGAGAAGAACTATGAGCGCATGGCCAACTCTTGCGAAAGACTATGTATCCCAAAAATAGATCGAGAAACTTTTTTAGAAGGCATCCGCAAGCTGGTTAAGCTCGACCACAAATGGGTCCCTGAGAAAGACGGTAATTCACTTTACATTCGGCCATTTGCATGTGCCTGGGATACGCAGGTTGCTGCAAAAGTTTCCGATACTTATCGTTTCTACATTATACTCTCACCGGTTGGCTCGTATTACGACGCACCTGTTAGATTAATTACTTCTCAGAATTATGTTCGTGCCGTTGAAGGGGGATTCGGTGAAGCCAAAACTGCAGGTAACTATGCCGCCAGTTTTTATCCGGCTCGTAAAGCCCAGCAAATGGGCTTCAGTCAGGTATTGTGGCTCGATGCTTTTGATCATGAATATGTGGAAGAGGTAGGCACTATGAATATATTCTTCCTGATTGATGATGTGCTGATCACGCCACCCTTGGGCGGAACCATTTTGCCCGGGGTAACACGCGACTCCGTATTGAAACTTGCCCGAAGTTGGGACATGGATGTGGAGGAGCGAAAAATCGGTATGACTGAGGTTATGGAAGCAGCCCGTTCCGGCAAGTTGCAGGAAGTCTTCGGCGCGGGAACGGCTGCAGTGATTTCTCCTGTCAAAGAGATTCGACATCACGGCGAGCTGATAACCATCCACGAGGATGGAAGAGGTCCGGTAGGCCAGAAACTGTACGATACCATTTATGGTATACAGCGTGGTAAACTTGAAGACCGCTTTAACTGGACCCATTCCATTGAGGTGGCGTAACTTATTTTTTCATAATCTTCAACTTTGACCATTGGTATCAAGAATGGAAAATCTGGTCGTGAGTAGAATTATTGATACCGGATCAAGCCTAATATCCTTTTTCTCGGTCCACCTTGTGCTTGAGGTCCATGCCTGACAGAGCCCTTTTATAATTGTCCACTATCTGGGGCGCCACTTCTTCGGGAGGAGTCAAACTGGAAACATGGGGAGTGATCATAATTTTTTCGCGATTCCAGAAGGCATGGCTTTCGGGTAGTGGTTCTTTTGAAAATACATCCAGCAGGGCTCCTTCCATCCACTCCTTATCGAGAGCATAAATCAAATCTTCTTCTACCAGGTGCTCACCTCTGGCAACATTAATCAGGTACCCGGGCCTCTTTAGTTTTTTGAAGGTATCAAGATCCAGAATGCCTTCGGTTTCTTCGGTCAATGGAAGCATGCAAATAAGCAAACAACAACCGGTCAAAAAGGACTCCAGTTCTTCCTTCCCGGAATAGGTCTCCACGTTTTCAATATTTTTAACTGATTTAGACCATCCCGAAACCCGGTATTCAAGCTGAGCGAGGTAGGTTGCCGTGGGACGTCCGAGTTCTCCCAATCCCATGATGCCTATGGTAAATTCTTCCGGTGACTTGTTGGGATGGGGCTCCCAAATGCCTTTAACTTTTTGCATGGCATACATGTGGGTATTCCTCTGGTAGTTCAAAACAGCGTTTAAAACATATTCTTTCATCTGGCTAACCAATGAAGGTGAAACTACACGGCAAATTGG from Halalkalibaculum roseum includes:
- a CDS encoding M24 family metallopeptidase — its product is MQKRAEVQNTWLNYRLDNVVPELMRRENIDMWIIIAREYNEDPVIKTMLPATWQSARRRTVLVFYDNGETVERLAVARYDIGEFFKTAWNKEEQPDQWARLSEVISERDPDKIALNYSKTFALADGISHTEYNAFRAALPPNLRNRVVSGENLAIGWLETRVEPEMQVYPLICQIAHDVIAEGFSEAVIQPGVTTTDDVEWWYRERIRELKLSAWFHPSVSVQREDEPEAGFLQNFSKRPSSNIIRPGDLLHVDFGITYLGLNTDTQQHAYVLKRNEDDAPEGLHQALATGNRLQDILTNNFRAGRSGNEILKAAREQAIEEGIRPSIYTHPIGYHGHAAGPTIGLWDQQEGVPGKGDYPLYSNTAHSIELNATVNIPEWDKDIRIMLEEDAFFDGEEVHYIDGRQTKLWLIPRQ
- a CDS encoding branched-chain amino acid aminotransferase encodes the protein MDTLTDIAVQKAEQSRLPEVDLDNPGFGKVFTDHMLEMEYKNGEWKQPVIKPYGPIQITPALSTLHYGQSVFEGTKAYYIDGKTVNLFRPEKNYERMANSCERLCIPKIDRETFLEGIRKLVKLDHKWVPEKDGNSLYIRPFACAWDTQVAAKVSDTYRFYIILSPVGSYYDAPVRLITSQNYVRAVEGGFGEAKTAGNYAASFYPARKAQQMGFSQVLWLDAFDHEYVEEVGTMNIFFLIDDVLITPPLGGTILPGVTRDSVLKLARSWDMDVEERKIGMTEVMEAARSGKLQEVFGAGTAAVISPVKEIRHHGELITIHEDGRGPVGQKLYDTIYGIQRGKLEDRFNWTHSIEVA
- a CDS encoding 2-hydroxyacid dehydrogenase, whose amino-acid sequence is MSLVLLAPDRNMQPWKEALLNIDPNLDVEIWPGVSNSEKVQYVVAWNQPKQVLNSYPNLKAVSSLGAGADHLLKDDSLPEDIPICRVVSPSLVSQMKEYVLNAVLNYQRNTHMYAMQKVKGIWEPHPNKSPEEFTIGIMGLGELGRPTATYLAQLEYRVSGWSKSVKNIENVETYSGKEELESFLTGCCLLICMLPLTEETEGILDLDTFKKLKRPGYLINVARGEHLVEEDLIYALDKEWMEGALLDVFSKEPLPESHAFWNREKIMITPHVSSLTPPEEVAPQIVDNYKRALSGMDLKHKVDREKGY
- a CDS encoding uracil-DNA glycosylase, whose protein sequence is MTELQNLFHELEKTPNGAFFNPWFEQDKKHDRSADAPKIRRRQLQAYLAERLDSAKYLFIAEALGYQGGHFTGIAMTSERILLGHHKSVHGIPADGAFKTIAPERTSKREVNEKGMSEPTATIMWKALYNLGIDPYETVLWNALSWHPYDPEDGLLSNRTPTDSELEAGFASLQAFLDLYPDRKIIAVGRKCEQVLDEFGSSYIPVRHPANGGAPKFRRQLKELMEHG